The Megalops cyprinoides isolate fMegCyp1 chromosome 10, fMegCyp1.pri, whole genome shotgun sequence genome window below encodes:
- the LOC118784808 gene encoding uncharacterized protein LOC118784808: MEFVEGWVSLLCLFLLCPCQYVCVSVYFSNPRPLYVALGQRLVLEARVIRTTEEQILSVMWEREEEGGSVQRKVRVAEFPGTPSNLRVTTEQEGATLSITDFHKEDYGLYTITITDLQGNQRSAGRVVRQSERAPKASISLLCDVPRGMEQWDSPEFLWLVDGEEVSNQTANLSADGRKLFPPGTCRRNYTCIVSSSLGSSSVQYITDCPEEPKTQNRCHACIAVAVICSCLILILLCIWRRNLLQRLCPAN; this comes from the exons GCCcatgtcagtatgtgtgtgtgtcggtgtacTTCTCGAACCCGCGGCCGCTGTACGTGGCTCTGGGGCAGCGGCTGGTTCTGGAGGCCCGTGTCATCCGTACCACAGAGGAGCAGATCCTGTCAGTgatgtgggagagagaggaggagggcgggtCAGTTCAGAGAAAGGTCAGAGTGGCTGAGTTCCCTGGCACACCCAGCAATCTCCGTGTGACAACCGAACAGGAGGGGGCAACACTGAGCATAACGGACTTCCACAAGGAGGACTACGGCCTctacaccatcaccatcactgacCTACAAGGGAACCAGAGGTCTGCCGGCCGAGTGGTGAGACAGAGCG AAAGGGCACCCAAAGCATCCATCTCCCTTCTCTGTGACGTCCCCCGTGGCATGGAGCAGTGGGACAGTCCGGAGTTCCTGTGGCTGGTGGACGGAGAGGAGGTGTCAAACCAAACCGCCAATCTCTCCGCAGACGGCAGGAAGCTCTTCCCCCCCGGGACCTGCAGGCGGAACTACACCTGCATCGTGAGCAGCAGCCTGGGGAGCAGCTCAGTCCAGTACATCACAG ACTGTCCCGAAGAGCCAAAGACGCAGAACAGGTGCCATGCATGCATTGCAGTAGCTGTTATCTGCTCTTGTCTCATTCTGATTCTGCTGTGTATATG GAGACGCAACCTTCTGCAGCGGCTCTGTCCCGCCAACTGA